One Halorientalis litorea DNA segment encodes these proteins:
- a CDS encoding deoxyhypusine synthase yields the protein MTDEYEPPERETFDHDPVAHAEARAGMTVGELATEYGDGGIGAANLNEAVDIHAEMLDDDVTNFVGLAGAMVPAGMRTVVADLIRDGHVDALVTTGANLTHDAIEAIGGKHHHGHADPEDGATEREHDEQLRDEQVDRIYNVYLPQEHFTLFEGHLRDEVFPVLAEEGTVSIQRLTAELGRANAAVNDRDDVAERAGIAAAAYEEDVPVYCPAIQDSVLGLQSWMYGQTSDFSLDALADMDEITDQAFDAEEAGALVVGGGVPKNFVLQTMLVSPDAYDYAVQLTMDPPNTGGLSGATLDEARSWGKLEKAARNVSVYADATITFPLLVAAARERVA from the coding sequence ATGACCGACGAGTACGAGCCGCCGGAGCGGGAGACGTTCGACCACGACCCGGTCGCCCACGCCGAAGCGCGTGCGGGGATGACCGTCGGCGAACTCGCCACGGAGTACGGGGACGGCGGCATCGGCGCGGCGAATCTCAACGAGGCCGTCGACATCCACGCCGAGATGCTGGACGACGACGTGACGAACTTCGTCGGCCTCGCGGGGGCGATGGTCCCTGCAGGCATGCGGACCGTCGTCGCCGACCTGATTCGGGACGGCCACGTCGACGCACTGGTGACCACCGGCGCGAACCTCACCCACGACGCCATCGAAGCCATCGGCGGGAAACACCACCACGGCCACGCCGACCCGGAGGACGGTGCCACCGAGCGCGAACACGACGAGCAACTGCGTGACGAGCAGGTGGACCGCATCTACAACGTCTACCTCCCGCAGGAACACTTCACGCTGTTCGAGGGGCACCTCCGCGACGAGGTGTTCCCGGTGCTGGCCGAGGAGGGGACGGTCAGCATCCAGCGACTGACCGCCGAGTTGGGGCGGGCCAACGCCGCGGTGAACGACCGCGACGACGTGGCGGAACGGGCCGGCATCGCCGCCGCGGCGTACGAGGAGGACGTTCCGGTCTACTGCCCGGCGATACAGGACTCCGTGCTGGGCCTGCAGTCGTGGATGTACGGCCAGACGAGCGACTTCTCGCTCGACGCGCTGGCCGACATGGACGAGATTACCGACCAAGCCTTCGACGCCGAGGAGGCGGGTGCCCTGGTGGTCGGCGGCGGCGTCCCGAAGAACTTCGTCCTCCAGACGATGCTGGTGAGTCCGGACGCCTACGACTACGCGGTGCAGTTGACGATGGACCCACCAAACACCGGCGGTCTCTCGGGCGCGACGCTGGACGAAGCGCGCTCGTGGGGGAAGTTGGAGAAGGCGGCCCGGAACGTCTCCGTCTACGCCGACGCGACGATTACGTTCCCGCTGTTGGTCGCCGCGGCCCGCGAACGCGTCGCGTAG
- a CDS encoding redox-regulated ATPase YchF, whose protein sequence is MSYTIGLVGKPSVGKSTLFNAATMNDVPEGAYPFTTIDPSVGEAYVRVDCAAPDFDHECTPNHGFCRDGVRYVPVKLVDVAGLVPGAHEGKGLGNQFLTDLNEADVLVHVVDFSGETDIEGEPTEDHDPREDIDFLEAELDMWYLDILEKGIERYRSGYHGENGDIETELAEQMSAFRTNEDEIKQVILSLDLALDPDAWDESDRERLAREIRMRTKPMIVAANKMDTPAAQANYDAITSDPEYDHLTVVPVSAHAEKALKTADESGVVAYRPGASDFEVVEDVSDEQAAGLDTIASFVADFDGTGVQSALETALFERFGAIAVFPGSGSPRDDGTFLQDCFVLPEDSTAEEFAYFLHSDIGEGFLHGHDARSGRQIGADHELDHRDVVEITTTN, encoded by the coding sequence ATGAGTTACACTATCGGACTCGTCGGCAAGCCCTCGGTGGGCAAGTCGACGCTGTTCAACGCCGCGACGATGAACGACGTGCCGGAAGGGGCGTACCCGTTCACGACCATCGACCCGAGCGTCGGGGAGGCGTACGTCCGCGTCGACTGTGCGGCCCCGGACTTCGACCACGAGTGTACGCCCAACCACGGGTTCTGCCGCGACGGCGTACGGTACGTCCCGGTGAAGTTGGTCGACGTGGCGGGTCTCGTTCCGGGTGCCCACGAGGGCAAGGGCCTAGGAAACCAGTTCCTGACGGACCTCAACGAGGCGGACGTGCTGGTCCACGTGGTCGACTTCTCGGGCGAGACGGACATCGAGGGTGAACCGACCGAAGACCACGACCCCCGCGAGGACATCGACTTCCTCGAAGCGGAACTGGACATGTGGTACCTCGACATTCTGGAGAAGGGAATCGAACGCTACCGCTCGGGCTACCACGGCGAGAACGGCGACATCGAGACGGAGTTGGCCGAGCAGATGAGTGCCTTCCGGACGAACGAGGACGAGATAAAGCAGGTGATTCTCTCGCTGGACCTCGCGCTCGACCCGGACGCGTGGGACGAGAGCGACAGGGAACGGCTCGCCCGCGAGATTCGGATGCGCACGAAGCCGATGATAGTCGCCGCGAACAAGATGGACACGCCCGCGGCACAGGCGAACTACGACGCAATCACGAGCGACCCCGAGTACGACCACCTGACGGTCGTGCCGGTGTCGGCCCACGCCGAGAAGGCACTCAAGACCGCAGACGAGTCGGGCGTCGTGGCGTACCGCCCCGGCGCGAGCGACTTCGAGGTAGTCGAAGACGTGAGCGACGAGCAGGCGGCCGGTCTCGACACGATAGCGTCGTTCGTCGCCGACTTCGACGGCACGGGCGTCCAGTCGGCACTGGAGACGGCACTGTTCGAACGGTTCGGAGCCATCGCAGTGTTCCCCGGCAGCGGAAGCCCCCGCGACGACGGGACGTTCCTGCAAGATTGTTTCGTCCTCCCCGAGGATTCGACGGCCGAGGAGTTCGCGTACTTCCTCCACAGCGACATCGGCGAAGGGTTCCTCCACGGCCACGACGCCCGGTCGGGCCGGCAAATCGGTGCCGACCACGAACTCGACCACCGCGACGTAGTCGAGATAACGACGACGAACTGA
- a CDS encoding Nif3-like dinuclear metal center hexameric protein has translation MRCDEVTARLDAELRTDAYADVDASPNGLQVGPRDCEVNHVAVAVDAARTTAEAAVAAGADLLVTHHGYVWGGIDRVTGRIHERLTPHFEHDLPLYVSHLPLDGHQELGNAAGVADLLDLEDREPFGELGPEHVGQRGTATDPFDREELQTLLASELDHGGEGVQVLPFGDGTVEDVAIVTGSGVDWLDEAVAVGADALVTGEGKQQVYHEAREAGIDVYLAGHYATETFGVRALADRAGEWGLETTFLDHPTGL, from the coding sequence ATGCGCTGTGACGAGGTGACAGCACGGCTGGACGCGGAGCTGCGGACCGACGCCTACGCCGACGTCGACGCGAGTCCCAACGGCCTCCAAGTCGGCCCGCGCGACTGCGAGGTGAACCACGTCGCCGTCGCCGTCGACGCGGCCAGAACGACCGCCGAGGCCGCAGTCGCGGCCGGGGCGGACCTGCTCGTGACACATCACGGCTACGTCTGGGGCGGCATCGACCGCGTGACGGGGCGAATCCACGAGCGACTCACGCCACACTTCGAGCACGACCTCCCGCTGTACGTCTCACACCTGCCGCTCGACGGCCATCAGGAACTGGGGAACGCGGCGGGGGTCGCCGACCTGCTCGACCTCGAGGACCGCGAACCGTTCGGCGAACTCGGCCCGGAACACGTCGGCCAGCGCGGGACGGCGACCGACCCGTTCGACCGCGAGGAATTACAGACCCTGCTCGCCAGCGAACTCGACCACGGTGGCGAGGGCGTGCAGGTCCTCCCGTTCGGCGACGGGACGGTCGAGGACGTGGCAATCGTCACCGGCAGCGGCGTGGATTGGTTGGACGAGGCGGTCGCCGTCGGTGCGGACGCGCTGGTGACCGGCGAGGGGAAACAGCAGGTCTACCACGAGGCCCGGGAGGCGGGCATCGACGTGTACCTCGCCGGCCACTACGCGACGGAGACGTTCGGCGTCCGGGCACTCGCGGACCGCGCCGGCGAGTGGGGTCTCGAGACGACGTTCCTCGACCACCCGACGGGACTCTGA